In one window of Methanobrevibacter sp. DNA:
- a CDS encoding Ig-like domain-containing protein, protein MNNKKLFLVSLAILTIFMLGAVSATEDISGADLTVEESTLDSIEEINDEVELSENEENDLAESQDSEDLVSDKQTIDMKVGVWDNEIQDYYTELTPRDVYDDLYIKVSLSQKVNGTLSLYMDGKFVSDKKITAKTHYFNFNVKEIGKHTAEVRYSGDDNYNPCSTSSTFEIVSCYIDCGSVIYGSNLLTIFIEADEPAGDVVAIVNGKHYTAPVVRSAAVIELENLNVGVYPIHIDYSGKLVSRSFDGNFDVYPDISISDWEIGLNENNEVSLMLPSNAKGNLFVMVDDEIVADVALVNGYASVSLNKFNELGREYLLEAKYTGSDYYVDSRVTSFSIAPQIEVDYEMIRNQEYTLTFTLPNTYSGDLKVYAPGYDSGINARVVNGKASVKFLAKGNGYEDIQVVYEDNEYSYDNYRPVFMGNNPNMIATVESKVGQDPVFKVNVAGDAGGAIFITINGKEYSSSYFTGSGSLSIPGLADGTYTATVTYTGDYKYSGVSKTITFTKTSKQTPTKKADKISLKLAKVTVKKSAKKLVLKATLKINGKVAKGKKITFKFNKKTYKAKTNKKGVAKVTIKKPVLKKLKVGKKVKYQASYGKITVKKTVKVKK, encoded by the coding sequence AACGGAAGATATTTCTGGTGCTGATTTAACAGTTGAGGAAAGCACACTTGATTCAATTGAAGAGATAAATGATGAAGTTGAATTAAGTGAAAATGAAGAAAATGATTTGGCGGAATCTCAAGATTCTGAAGACCTTGTCTCAGATAAGCAAACAATTGATATGAAAGTTGGTGTATGGGACAATGAAATTCAGGATTATTATACAGAATTAACTCCACGTGACGTTTATGATGATTTGTATATAAAGGTGTCCTTATCACAAAAAGTTAATGGGACTCTATCATTATATATGGATGGTAAATTTGTAAGTGATAAGAAAATAACCGCAAAAACTCATTATTTCAATTTTAATGTTAAAGAAATTGGTAAGCATACTGCAGAGGTTCGCTATTCTGGAGATGATAATTATAATCCATGTTCTACATCATCCACATTTGAAATTGTATCCTGTTATATAGACTGTGGTTCAGTTATTTATGGAAGTAACCTTTTAACTATTTTCATTGAAGCGGATGAACCTGCGGGGGACGTGGTTGCAATTGTTAATGGAAAACATTATACTGCTCCTGTTGTAAGGAGTGCTGCTGTCATTGAATTAGAAAATTTAAATGTTGGTGTGTATCCGATTCACATTGATTATTCTGGAAAGTTAGTTTCAAGATCTTTTGATGGAAATTTTGATGTATATCCGGATATATCAATATCTGATTGGGAAATTGGATTAAATGAAAATAATGAAGTTTCTCTCATGTTGCCTTCTAATGCTAAAGGAAATTTATTTGTTATGGTTGATGATGAAATTGTAGCAGATGTTGCATTAGTTAATGGTTATGCTAGTGTTTCATTAAATAAATTCAATGAATTGGGTCGTGAATATCTGCTTGAAGCGAAATACACTGGAAGTGATTATTATGTAGATTCCAGGGTTACTTCTTTCAGTATTGCTCCACAAATTGAAGTTGATTATGAAATGATTCGTAATCAGGAATATACATTAACTTTCACTCTTCCAAATACATATTCTGGAGATTTGAAGGTATATGCTCCAGGTTATGATAGTGGTATTAATGCTCGTGTGGTTAATGGTAAGGCTTCTGTAAAATTTTTGGCTAAAGGTAATGGGTATGAAGATATTCAAGTAGTGTATGAAGATAATGAATATTCTTATGATAATTATAGGCCTGTTTTCATGGGCAACAATCCAAACATGATTGCAACAGTTGAGTCAAAAGTTGGCCAGGATCCCGTATTTAAAGTGAATGTTGCAGGAGATGCTGGAGGAGCAATATTCATCACAATCAATGGAAAAGAATATTCCAGTTCTTACTTTACTGGAAGTGGGTCATTGTCAATTCCAGGACTTGCCGATGGAACATACACTGCTACTGTAACTTACACTGGGGATTATAAATATTCTGGTGTTTCAAAAACAATCACATTTACAAAGACTAGCAAACAAACACCAACCAAAAAGGCAGATAAAATATCCTTAAAACTCGCTAAGGTTACAGTTAAAAAATCCGCTAAAAAACTTGTTTTAAAAGCGACTTTAAAAATCAATGGTAAAGTGGCTAAAGGCAAAAAAATCACCTTTAAGTTCAATAAAAAAACCTATAAGGCTAAAACCAACAAAAAAGGTGTTGCTAAAGTTACAATTAAAAAGCCAGTATTGAAAAAACTTAAAGTTGGAAAAAAAGTCAAATACCAAGCAAGTTATGGCAAAATAACTGTTAAAAAGACAGTTAAAGTGAAAAAATAA